The following DNA comes from Kaistia sp. 32K.
GAGCGCGCCCGAGCAGCAGGCCTTGATGGCATGCGGCCCCGGCCTGAGGCGCAGATGGCGGATGATGACGTCATGGGTGACGACCTCGATCGACGGGCGGATCTGCCGTGGCCCGTTGCGGATCGCGATGCCATCGCCCGGAGCCGTCTCACCGGCGATCGTCAGGTAGGGATGGAGGACGACGAGCGACCGGAAATTGAGCGTGATGGTGCCGCTGGTGCGGAAGATGCAGGTCCGGGGTCCCTCAGCGCCGATGCAGGCGCGCAGCGACCCCACGCCCCGATCCGCCGTCGTGGTGACGAAGATGACGCGGCCGCCTCGCCCGCCCTTCGCCCCGGCGCCAAACCCCTCGGCCGTCGGGAACGCCCGCTGGCGCCCGTCCGGCAACTTCGGCGGGATCGGAATACCGGATCCGGCGGCGGAGGCTTCCTGCAGGTGCAGCCGCGCGAGCCAGTGCGGGATCAGTCCGACCAGATGTCCCCTGGTCGCAAACAGCCCGACCGCCGCCAGGGCGAGGCACGCCACGAGGATCAGGCGCCTGACGTCGCGAAGCGGACCGGTCCGGTTCATGACACCTCCCCCTGGCGCGTCGCGGCCGCGGCCTCCAGCACCAATCCTTCGATTTCGGATCCCCTGCCGATCCGGGCGAGCACCTGGAAGTCGCCCTCCGGGCCCAGTTCGAACAGGGTTCCGTCATGCTTCGATCCGTCGGTCTTCACGACCAGCAGAAGCGCGCCCGGCCCCCGGGAATAGGCGTGGATGTTGGCGATCGCGACGCGCAGCCGCTCGGGCCGGAAATAACCGAGATTGAGGATGTTGGCGGCGCGGATGAAATCGAAACGCGCCGCGAAGGACGGTTCCCGGACGAAGATGTCGTTCTCGACGAGCCGTATGGCCTGGCCGACCAGCGCCCGGCTCTCCATCCGCACCGGCAGCGACGCCCCCGCCGCGATCCGCCGGCGCAGGCGCGGCCGCAGCATCGAGCGGGCCAGGAGGCGCGGCAGAACCGCGAGGGTGACATAGTCGAGCCGCCGCACCCAGGCGCGGATACCGACGCCGGCGACGCCATATTGCAGCGGCCAGCCATCGGGATCGGCGAGCACGTGAACGCCCGGAGCGAGATCGACCAGATGCGCGTCGATGAAGAGATCGGTGCCGACGACGCGCGGCACGGCGCCTTGCGCGCGCAGGAAATCGGCAAGCTCGATCGTCGTCAGTCCGGTCGAGGCGCCGATGTCGAGCACCGCGCAGGGCCCCTTCACGCGCGCCCGCACCATCGGCGCGAACCGCTCCTCGACGACCGCGAAGCGTGACGGCCGCGTCAGCTTGAACGTGCCGTTGCGCATCTTCAGGCTCGAAAAGAACTCGCACTCCCGCGCCAGGTCGGCGGGGGCCCCGGCGGCGGAGAAGAAGCGTTTCGCTGTCAGCATCATGATCCGCGATCTCCGGGCACGACCTCCAACTCCCCTCAGGCCTGGCCGATGAACGAGGCGTAGCGACGCGCGATCTGCGGCAACGAGTAGTTCTCGTCGACGCGGCGACGCGCGGCGGCCGACAGGCCGGCATAGTCCTGCAGGCCGATGCCGAGCATCCGGCACATCGCCTCCCCGAGCGCTTCGGCATCGCCGGGCGGAACCACCAGCCCGGTCTCCCCGACCACCGCCGCGGCGTCGCCGACATCGGTGGTGACGACCGGCTTGCCATAGCTCATCGCCTCGGCGACGACGTTCGGGAACCCTTCCGTGCGCGACGACAGGACGAGGATGTCGATGCTGCGGTAGAAGGCGTCCATGTCGGTCACCTCGCCGCTGAGCGTGATGGAATCCTGCGACAGGCCGGCCTCGGCGATCATGTCGCGCACGGTCGCATTGTCGTCGGAGAGGCCGGCGCCGACCGCCATGAAGCGCGCCGCCGGATGCCGCTGCCGAACCCGCGCGGCAGCCCGGAAGAAGGTGGCGTGATCCTTCTGGCGGTGCAGGCGCGCCGCGATGCCGAAAACCTGCGGGACGCGGCAGGCCGGCTGCTCGGCAACCGGCTCGAACCCGTTCGGGATCACTTCCATGTTCTGGTTGGCGAAGCCGAAGCGGCGATGCTGATCCAGCGCTCGCGAAGAGTTGAAGATGATGCCGTCCGGCAAGCGGGAGAGCCGCCGCGCCACGCGCAGCGCCTGGCGCGTGTTCCACGAGAGCGCGGCCGGATCGTCCAGCGCCTGGCGGACATTCCAGAACACCGGCACGCGCTCACCGGAAAACCGCGCCGCCAGAACGCCGGCGATCATGGCGTGATACATCCAGCAGAGGATGACGCGTGGCCGCTCGCGCGCGATCAGCCGCGAAAGCCGGAGAATGGCAGGCAGCGCCCCGGCCATCGAGCGGGCGTGGAGCGGCACGTAGCGGACGGCGCCGCCCTCGAGCCCGCGATGATTGTCGGAGATGTCGATCAGCGAAGCGACGATGGCCGGCTCTGTCGACACACGCAGGAGCCGCGAAAGCATAGCCTCCGCGCCGGCTTGAGCCGTGTAGTTCGTAATGACGTGCATTATCATACTACAGAGCGCTCCCAGATTTCCTTTTACTGATGCTCCGAAGCAGGCATCAGAGGAAACAAATTGACGCCGATCCCAAATTGATACAAATTTCAAACCAATATCGAAATGTAATCTAAACTCCGGAAGTCGCTGACCGCAGGGAGCGGATTGGGATCTCTCGGAAATCATCGAACCGGACTGGGATTGCCGGCGAGTTCGTCGCCGTTGCAAGTATAACTTAGAATTCGTTCCCTGTTCTTCGAGTAGCATAGTCCGCCGGGCGCGTAGTCTGGGAGGATTAAAAGCCTGACACGCTTCGCCGCCTCCCCTGACAAAGCAACATCAAACCCGGAAACTTCCGGCGACCCGCCGCTTCGGAGGCCGTTTCGGCGATGCCGGCCCCCTCCGATCCAGGGCGAGACGCCCGCTCCCGAAGGACCGTTTCACCCTGCAACCCCGGCGAGCGCCGGGACCTACGAGGCGGCACCTACCCGAGAATGCAACCAGACGATATTCGACAACCATGGATGTACGTAACGTAACCTGCGCTCCGTCCATACAATGTGACCGGAGACGCCAATTATCGGCGCAAAAATGGAGAGACGGGCAAGGACTTGGCCGGACAGTTACAGAGATCGCAATAATATATAAAGCGAGCAGGTAAGGCAGACATGGGATCGGATCTGGGATTTGCTCACGGTTGGTTGAAACGAGTCTACTTTGAACCGGAAATTATTCATGCTATCCCAATCAGCAAGCGAAGCTTCGCCATGGGTCGTGGGCACATCAAAAAGGGCGAAGGGGCATAACCCGTCGCACTCGGAATGGGGGTTTTCTCCTGACGCACTTCCCCCCCGCTCCGGAATGAACTTCACCTAAGGGGTTCGCAGATGACATTGTCTCCGGAAATTTCGGCCAGTGATGATTCAGTAATATTTCAGGTTGTTTCACCCTTTACTGACGACAATTTGGACGAAGAACCTTCCGAACCGTCAAATGGACTATCTCGAGAAAAAATCGGCTTCTCGGGAGGCCTGCCGTCGAACAATCCGCAGGCGATCCAGGAGACGATTCACGGGACCCGCCCCAGAAAATCGGCAAGTCGATCGGTCAACAGGAAGCACAGGTCGGCCGCCCCGAGCCTCATCGGGCCGAGCGGCCGCGATCCCGTCGACGGGGGCTGGGCCGCCTCGGCCGCGCTGGCCGACGCCCAGCCGGCGATGTGGACGATCCTGACGCGGGAGAGGCAGCGGCTCTCGCGCGACATCCATGACGTCTCGGGCCAGTACATCGTCTCGATCCTGTTCCGCCTCGCGGCGCTCGAAAGGACGGTCACGGATTCCCGCCTGCTGGCCCATTTCTCCAATCTCCGCCAGACCCTGACCCGGTTCAGCGAGGAATTGCAGCAGATCGCGACCGGAGAACGGGTGGGCGTGCCGCTCGGCTATCGCCTGGTCGCGGCGCTGGCGGACCTGATCGGGCGCTGGGAGATGGAAGTCGAGATCGAGGCCCGCTTCCGCCATCGCGGCATGAACCGCGACCTGGACAACCGCACCGCCGAGACGATCTACCGGATCGTCCAGGAGGCCCTGACCAACATCGCCAAGCACGCCGCCACCGCCTCCGCCGTGACGATCCGCCTGCGGCGCATGCCGGATTCCGTCAGCATCGTCATCGAGGATGACGGACGCGGCCCGGACAGCGCGATCGATACCGCCCGGGCGCGCCGTGGCTCCGGCATCGCC
Coding sequences within:
- a CDS encoding sensor histidine kinase; the encoded protein is MTLSPEISASDDSVIFQVVSPFTDDNLDEEPSEPSNGLSREKIGFSGGLPSNNPQAIQETIHGTRPRKSASRSVNRKHRSAAPSLIGPSGRDPVDGGWAASAALADAQPAMWTILTRERQRLSRDIHDVSGQYIVSILFRLAALERTVTDSRLLAHFSNLRQTLTRFSEELQQIATGERVGVPLGYRLVAALADLIGRWEMEVEIEARFRHRGMNRDLDNRTAETIYRIVQEALTNIAKHAATASAVTIRLRRMPDSVSIVIEDDGRGPDSAIDTARARRGSGIAGMSQRVAELGGAFSIRTRPGGKGTRLAATIPLVASPLQPVGVTR
- a CDS encoding ATP-binding protein — encoded protein: MMLTAKRFFSAAGAPADLARECEFFSSLKMRNGTFKLTRPSRFAVVEERFAPMVRARVKGPCAVLDIGASTGLTTIELADFLRAQGAVPRVVGTDLFIDAHLVDLAPGVHVLADPDGWPLQYGVAGVGIRAWVRRLDYVTLAVLPRLLARSMLRPRLRRRIAAGASLPVRMESRALVGQAIRLVENDIFVREPSFAARFDFIRAANILNLGYFRPERLRVAIANIHAYSRGPGALLLVVKTDGSKHDGTLFELGPEGDFQVLARIGRGSEIEGLVLEAAAATRQGEVS
- a CDS encoding glycosyltransferase is translated as MLSRLLRVSTEPAIVASLIDISDNHRGLEGGAVRYVPLHARSMAGALPAILRLSRLIARERPRVILCWMYHAMIAGVLAARFSGERVPVFWNVRQALDDPAALSWNTRQALRVARRLSRLPDGIIFNSSRALDQHRRFGFANQNMEVIPNGFEPVAEQPACRVPQVFGIAARLHRQKDHATFFRAAARVRQRHPAARFMAVGAGLSDDNATVRDMIAEAGLSQDSITLSGEVTDMDAFYRSIDILVLSSRTEGFPNVVAEAMSYGKPVVTTDVGDAAAVVGETGLVVPPGDAEALGEAMCRMLGIGLQDYAGLSAAARRRVDENYSLPQIARRYASFIGQA